A region of Candidatus Diapherotrites archaeon DNA encodes the following proteins:
- the bcp gene encoding thioredoxin-dependent thiol peroxidase — MDLSVGAWAPAFCLPDGNGKKICLKDFSDKWVVLYFYPKDDTSGCTVEAIDFTAKNREFENLGAVVLGVSPDSGKSHCAFIEKHSLGIKLLSDENKEVLKKYGAWGKKMMYGKEFDGVTRSTFLISPEGKVAHAWPKVSVEGHAEEVLKKLEELK; from the coding sequence ATGGATTTGTCTGTTGGGGCCTGGGCGCCCGCGTTCTGTCTGCCGGATGGGAACGGCAAAAAAATATGCCTCAAAGATTTCAGTGACAAATGGGTTGTGCTTTATTTTTACCCAAAGGACGACACTTCCGGCTGCACGGTCGAGGCAATTGATTTCACGGCAAAAAACAGGGAATTTGAAAACCTGGGCGCGGTTGTGCTCGGCGTTTCCCCGGATTCCGGAAAAAGCCATTGCGCTTTCATCGAAAAGCATTCCCTCGGCATCAAGCTTTTGAGCGACGAAAACAAGGAAGTCCTGAAAAAGTACGGCGCATGGGGCAAAAAAATGATGTATGGCAAGGAATTCGACGGCGTCACAAGGAGCACGTTCCTGATTTCTCCGGAAGGAAAGGTTGCGCACGCCTGGCCGAAAGTAAGCGTTGAAGGGCATGCTGAAGAAGTGCTGAAAAAACTGGAAGAATTGAAATGA
- a CDS encoding cobalamin-binding protein: protein MANFKRIVSLAPSNTEIIFAIGAEKNLVGVTAYCDFPPEAKSLHKTGLWTSSQNLDAIERLKPDLLLASMFVPQNVREWSEGNGIRLVKLFPQTIGQVNESILEIGGLCGKEKNAVKAVHGMTERLEAIKAESEKLSHKPKIYSEEFNDPPTVAQNWVPELIEIAGGVPMGKSGELSREVSAKAVGAFNPDAIVLHWCGFGNRQEPASLESRLGWKNIPAVRAGRIFALHDSLLNRPSPRMVEGCELLQKIFGLLVEA from the coding sequence ATGGCGAATTTCAAGCGAATCGTTTCCCTGGCGCCAAGCAACACAGAAATAATCTTCGCGATTGGCGCGGAAAAAAACCTTGTCGGCGTGACAGCTTACTGCGATTTTCCGCCTGAAGCGAAAAGCCTTCACAAAACAGGCCTGTGGACAAGCAGCCAGAATCTTGACGCCATTGAACGCCTGAAGCCGGATCTCCTGCTGGCCTCGATGTTCGTGCCGCAAAACGTCAGGGAATGGTCTGAGGGGAATGGCATCCGGCTCGTCAAACTTTTCCCGCAGACAATTGGGCAGGTGAATGAAAGCATCCTTGAAATCGGCGGGCTCTGCGGCAAGGAAAAGAATGCCGTCAAAGCCGTGCACGGAATGACGGAACGGCTTGAAGCCATAAAAGCCGAATCCGAAAAGCTTTCGCATAAGCCGAAGATTTATTCGGAGGAATTCAACGATCCGCCGACCGTTGCGCAGAACTGGGTGCCTGAACTGATTGAAATCGCCGGTGGCGTTCCGATGGGAAAAAGCGGCGAGCTAAGCAGGGAAGTTTCAGCAAAAGCTGTTGGTGCGTTCAATCCTGATGCAATAGTCCTGCACTGGTGCGGTTTCGGCAACAGGCAGGAGCCGGCCTCGCTGGAAAGCCGGCTCGGCTGGAAAAACATTCCCGCGGTGCGGGCCGGCAGGATTTTTGCCCTGCACGATTCGCTTCTCAACAGGCCATCGCCAAGGATGGTTGAAGGCTGTGAACTGCTTCAAAAGATTTTCGGATTGCTGGTTGAAGCCTAG